One Streptomyces sp. L2 genomic window carries:
- a CDS encoding GntR family transcriptional regulator — protein sequence MSLDLSVDRSSPVPLYFQLSQQLEAAIEHGSLTPGSLLGNEIELAARLGLSRPTVRQAIQSLVDKGLLVRRRGVGTQVVHSQVKRPLELSSLYDDLEAAGQRPATKVLVNTVVPASAEIAAALGVAEGSDVHRVERLRLAHGEPMAYLTNHLPPALLDLDTHQLETTGLYRMMRSAGITLHSARQSIGARAATPAEAERLAEPDGAPLLTMQRTTFDDTGRAVEHGNHTYRPTRYAFEFQLLVRP from the coding sequence GTGTCGCTCGACCTCAGTGTGGACCGCAGTTCCCCGGTCCCGCTGTACTTCCAGCTCTCCCAGCAGCTGGAGGCCGCCATCGAGCACGGCAGCCTCACCCCCGGCAGCCTCCTCGGCAACGAGATCGAGCTGGCCGCGCGCCTCGGCCTGTCCCGGCCGACCGTCCGCCAGGCCATCCAGTCCCTCGTCGACAAGGGCCTCCTGGTCCGCCGCCGGGGCGTCGGCACCCAGGTCGTGCACAGCCAGGTCAAACGCCCCCTGGAGCTGAGCAGCCTCTACGACGACCTGGAGGCGGCCGGTCAGCGCCCCGCCACCAAGGTCCTGGTCAACACGGTCGTACCGGCCTCCGCGGAGATCGCCGCCGCGCTCGGCGTCGCCGAGGGCAGCGACGTCCACCGCGTCGAACGGCTGCGCCTCGCGCACGGCGAGCCGATGGCCTACCTGACCAACCACCTGCCGCCCGCCCTCCTCGACCTGGACACCCACCAGCTGGAGACCACCGGCCTGTACCGGATGATGCGCTCGGCCGGCATCACCCTGCACAGCGCCCGCCAGTCCATCGGCGCCCGCGCCGCCACCCCCGCCGAGGCCGAGCGCCTCGCCGAACCCGACGGCGCCCCCCTCCTCACCATGCAGCGCACCACCTTCGACGACACCGGCCGCGCCGTGGAACACGGCAACCACACCTACCGCCCCACCCGCTACGCCTTCGAATTCCAACTCCTGGTCCGCCCGTAA
- a CDS encoding TetR/AcrR family transcriptional regulator — protein MRSNRDDRTTRAVIRDEALRLFAASGPDAVTVRQIAGAAGVSPALVVHHFGSKDGLRQAVDQYVLDVFEGLLGEMTGEGGPDLLAPDAAAGSLSEAFARHLPDDSPLPGYLRRLLLSDTDAGRQLFQRLFELSKTALHGLAAAGMASPGRDPEVRAALLLANDLALFLLRDRLREVLGTDPLSAAGMARWAPELLAVYAGGLNAPPQEPQGEAP, from the coding sequence ATGCGTTCAAACCGTGACGACCGGACGACCCGCGCGGTCATCCGCGACGAGGCACTGCGGCTCTTCGCCGCGAGCGGCCCCGACGCGGTGACCGTGCGGCAGATCGCCGGCGCCGCCGGTGTCTCGCCCGCCCTGGTCGTGCACCACTTCGGCTCGAAGGACGGGCTGCGGCAGGCCGTCGACCAGTACGTGCTGGACGTCTTCGAGGGACTGCTCGGCGAGATGACCGGGGAGGGCGGACCCGACCTGCTCGCCCCGGACGCGGCGGCCGGCTCGCTGAGCGAGGCCTTCGCCCGGCACCTCCCGGACGACTCGCCGCTGCCCGGCTACCTGCGCCGGCTCCTGCTGTCCGACACGGACGCCGGACGGCAGCTGTTCCAGCGGCTGTTCGAGCTGAGCAAGACCGCGCTGCACGGCCTCGCGGCGGCCGGCATGGCCTCGCCCGGCCGGGACCCGGAGGTGCGTGCCGCACTGCTGCTCGCCAACGACCTGGCCCTGTTCCTGCTGCGCGACCGGCTCCGGGAAGTCCTCGGCACCGACCCGCTGTCGGCCGCCGGCATGGCCCGCTGGGCCCCGGAACTGCTCGCCGTCTACGCCGGCGGGCTGAACGCGCCACCACAGGAACCGCAAGGAGAAGCCCCCTAG
- a CDS encoding ROK family glucokinase codes for MSTYRDLTAPIGSRRAPVLRTAGTRERRSHLTAPRVPTVGIDIGGTKVMAGVVDADGNILERLRAETPDKSKSPQVVEDTIVELVLDLSDRHDVHAVGIGAAGWVDADRNRVLFAPHLSWRNEPLRDRLSGRLSVPVLVDNDANTAAWAEWRFGAGRGEDHLVMITLGTGIGGAILEDGQVKRGKYGVAGEFGHMQVVPGGHRCPCGNRGCWEQYSSGNALVREARELAAADSPVAYGIIEHVKGSIGDITGPMITELAREGDAMCVELLQDIGQWLGVGIANLAAALDPSCFVIGGGVSAADDLLIGPARDAFKRHLTGRGYRPEARITRAQLGPEAGMVGAADLARLVARRFRRAKRRRVERFERYERYAQARRTRDTA; via the coding sequence ATGAGCACCTACCGCGACCTGACCGCCCCCATAGGCTCCCGCCGAGCCCCGGTCCTGCGCACCGCCGGCACCAGGGAACGCCGCTCCCACCTGACCGCCCCCCGTGTGCCGACGGTCGGCATCGACATCGGCGGCACCAAGGTCATGGCAGGCGTGGTCGACGCCGACGGCAACATCCTGGAGAGGCTCCGCGCGGAGACCCCGGACAAGTCCAAGAGCCCCCAGGTCGTCGAGGACACCATCGTCGAACTGGTCCTGGACCTCTCCGACCGCCACGACGTGCACGCCGTCGGCATCGGCGCCGCCGGCTGGGTCGACGCCGACCGCAACCGCGTCCTGTTCGCCCCCCACCTCTCCTGGCGCAACGAGCCCCTGCGCGACCGGCTCAGCGGCCGCCTCTCCGTGCCGGTCCTCGTGGACAACGACGCCAACACCGCCGCATGGGCGGAGTGGCGCTTCGGCGCCGGCCGCGGCGAGGACCACCTGGTCATGATCACGCTCGGCACCGGCATCGGCGGCGCCATCCTGGAGGACGGCCAGGTCAAGCGCGGCAAGTACGGCGTCGCCGGTGAGTTCGGCCACATGCAGGTCGTCCCCGGCGGCCACCGCTGCCCGTGCGGCAACCGCGGCTGCTGGGAGCAGTACAGCTCCGGCAACGCCCTCGTCCGCGAGGCGCGCGAGCTGGCCGCCGCCGACTCACCCGTGGCGTACGGGATCATCGAGCACGTCAAGGGCAGCATCGGCGACATCACCGGCCCGATGATCACCGAGCTGGCCCGCGAGGGCGACGCGATGTGCGTGGAGCTGCTCCAGGACATCGGCCAGTGGCTGGGCGTCGGCATCGCCAACCTCGCGGCCGCCCTCGACCCCTCCTGCTTCGTGATCGGCGGCGGCGTCAGCGCCGCCGACGACCTGCTCATCGGACCCGCCCGGGACGCCTTCAAGCGCCATCTGACCGGCCGCGGCTACCGCCCCGAGGCCCGCATCACCCGCGCCCAGCTCGGCCCCGAGGCGGGCATGGTGGGCGCCGCCGACCTGGCCCGGCTGGTGGCCCGCCGGTTCCGCCGGGCCAAGCGGCGCCGCGTGGAGCGGTTCGAGCGCTACGAGCGGTACGCCCAGGCCCGCCGTACCCGGGACACCGCGTGA
- a CDS encoding ABC transporter ATP-binding protein gives MEPSSTTAPPAVLQARDLHKSYRKHAVLRGADLTVAAGQLVGVVGENGAGKSTLLKILAGALPADRGEVLLSGGLGYCPQYPVVNASLTVEQHLRYFAAAHRLPDLERGRELVRLLGYEQYLDSAAGELSGGTRQKLNLTLALLHDPDVLLLDEPYQGFDWETYLRFWDLVEDLRARGRAVVVITHLVFEQDRFDLLADLADGRLTPRAAARKEHHADA, from the coding sequence ATGGAGCCCAGCTCGACCACCGCGCCGCCCGCCGTACTTCAGGCCCGCGACCTGCACAAGTCCTATCGCAAGCACGCCGTCCTGCGCGGTGCCGACCTCACCGTCGCCGCCGGACAGCTCGTCGGTGTCGTGGGGGAGAACGGCGCCGGCAAGTCCACCCTCCTCAAGATCCTCGCCGGCGCCCTGCCCGCGGACCGCGGTGAGGTCCTGCTCTCCGGCGGCCTCGGCTACTGCCCGCAGTACCCGGTGGTCAACGCGAGCCTCACCGTCGAACAGCACCTGCGGTACTTCGCCGCCGCCCACCGCCTCCCCGACCTGGAGCGCGGGCGCGAACTCGTCCGCCTCCTCGGCTACGAGCAGTACCTGGACTCCGCGGCCGGCGAGCTGTCGGGCGGCACCCGGCAGAAACTCAACCTCACCCTCGCCCTGCTCCACGACCCGGACGTGCTGCTCCTCGACGAGCCCTACCAGGGCTTCGACTGGGAGACCTACCTGCGGTTCTGGGACCTCGTCGAGGACCTGCGGGCGCGCGGCAGGGCCGTCGTCGTCATCACCCATCTCGTCTTCGAACAGGACCGCTTCGACCTGCTGGCCGACCTCGCCGACGGCCGGCTCACCCCGCGCGCGGCAGCACGGAAGGAGCACCATGCCGACGCCTGA
- a CDS encoding DUF6343 family protein yields MKRADHVNGTSGSGHRRARSGTEPVVARSALGLRMALSGFFFPLFAAASAGFGVWASGSTPEDHPSDDSLWWVCGICGVLALVAAVDLVVLARRRKREKTRPRPYASDVR; encoded by the coding sequence GTGAAGCGAGCTGATCATGTGAACGGGACGAGCGGATCCGGGCACCGCCGGGCGCGGTCCGGCACCGAGCCGGTGGTGGCGCGCAGCGCGCTCGGCCTGCGGATGGCGCTGTCCGGCTTCTTCTTCCCGCTGTTCGCGGCGGCGTCCGCGGGCTTCGGGGTGTGGGCGTCCGGGTCGACACCGGAGGACCACCCGTCGGACGACTCGCTCTGGTGGGTCTGCGGCATCTGCGGGGTCCTGGCGCTGGTGGCGGCGGTCGACCTGGTGGTGCTGGCGCGGCGCAGGAAGCGCGAGAAGACCCGGCCGCGGCCCTACGCCTCGGACGTGCGGTAG
- a CDS encoding response regulator transcription factor produces MTATAIRLLLVDDDPLVRAGLALMMGGADDIEIVGEAGDGGEVVALVDRTRPDVVLMDIRMPSVDGLTATRRLRERENAPQVVVLTTFHADDLVLRALRAGAAGFVLKDTPPAEIVQAVRRVAAGEPVLSPAVTRQLMRHAAETTGAGTRRARARERLAELNDRESEVAVAVGRGLANAQIAAELFMSVATVKTHVSRILAKLGLNNRVQVALLAYDAGFLEESGDGGH; encoded by the coding sequence ATGACTGCGACCGCGATCCGGCTCCTCCTCGTCGACGACGACCCGCTCGTGCGGGCCGGGCTGGCCCTGATGATGGGCGGGGCCGATGACATCGAGATCGTCGGGGAGGCCGGCGACGGCGGCGAGGTCGTCGCCCTGGTCGACCGGACCCGGCCGGACGTCGTCCTCATGGACATCCGCATGCCCTCCGTGGACGGCCTGACCGCCACCCGGCGGCTGCGCGAACGGGAGAACGCGCCCCAGGTCGTGGTGCTGACCACCTTCCACGCCGACGACCTGGTGCTGCGGGCCCTGCGCGCGGGCGCCGCCGGCTTCGTGCTCAAGGACACCCCGCCCGCCGAGATCGTCCAGGCCGTGCGCCGCGTCGCGGCCGGCGAGCCGGTGCTGTCGCCGGCCGTCACCCGCCAGCTGATGCGCCACGCGGCCGAGACCACCGGCGCCGGCACGCGCCGGGCACGCGCGCGTGAACGGCTCGCCGAACTCAACGACCGGGAGAGCGAGGTCGCCGTCGCCGTCGGCCGCGGCCTCGCCAACGCCCAGATCGCCGCCGAACTTTTCATGAGCGTCGCCACCGTCAAGACCCACGTCTCCCGCATCCTGGCCAAACTCGGCCTCAACAACCGTGTCCAGGTGGCCCTGTTGGCCTACGACGCGGGATTCCTGGAGGAGAGCGGGGACGGCGGGCACTAA
- a CDS encoding cytochrome P450, with amino-acid sequence MERVTDLEEYGEAFRRDPHPLYARLRERGPVHRVRLPASEGGQEVWLVVGYEEARAALADTRLSKDGTKTGAMPLDEDLLGKNMLITDPPQHTRLRALVTRAFTMRRVAALRPRIERITAGLLDDMLPRGRADLMESLAYPLPITVICELLGVPEMDRAAFRKISTEVVAPSSAESEYDATVRLSEYLTELIEDKRCAGPTGDLLSDLVRTTTEDGDRLSPQELRGMAFLLLIAGHETTVNLIGNGVLTLLRHPDQLAALRADMSLLDGAVEEILRYEGPVENATYRFAAEPLEIGGRAIAEGEWVIVGLSAAQRDTARYAEPDRFDLRRDTRGHLAFGHGIHYCLGAPLARLEARTALAALLTRAPDLALDGPPGPWLPGTLIRGVRTLPVRW; translated from the coding sequence ATGGAGCGAGTGACCGACCTGGAGGAGTACGGCGAAGCCTTCCGCCGCGACCCGCATCCGCTGTACGCGCGGCTGCGCGAGCGCGGCCCCGTCCACCGCGTCCGGCTGCCGGCCTCCGAAGGCGGCCAGGAGGTGTGGCTGGTCGTCGGATACGAGGAGGCACGCGCCGCTCTCGCCGACACCCGGCTGTCCAAGGACGGTACGAAGACCGGCGCCATGCCGCTGGACGAGGACCTGCTCGGCAAGAACATGCTGATCACCGACCCGCCCCAGCACACCCGCCTGCGCGCCCTGGTCACCCGCGCGTTCACGATGCGCCGGGTGGCCGCACTGCGCCCGCGGATCGAGCGGATCACCGCCGGCCTGCTCGACGACATGCTGCCGCGCGGCCGGGCCGACCTGATGGAGTCCCTCGCCTACCCGCTGCCGATCACCGTCATCTGCGAGCTGCTCGGCGTCCCCGAGATGGACCGCGCCGCATTCCGGAAGATCTCCACCGAGGTGGTCGCGCCGAGCAGCGCCGAGAGCGAGTACGACGCCACGGTGCGCCTCAGCGAGTACCTCACGGAGCTCATCGAGGACAAGCGGTGCGCCGGCCCCACCGGCGACCTGCTGTCGGACCTGGTCCGCACCACCACCGAGGACGGTGACCGGCTCTCCCCGCAAGAACTGCGCGGCATGGCCTTCCTGTTGCTGATCGCCGGCCACGAGACCACCGTCAACCTGATCGGCAACGGCGTCCTGACCCTCCTCCGGCACCCCGATCAACTGGCCGCGCTGCGCGCCGACATGAGCCTCCTGGACGGCGCCGTCGAGGAAATCCTGCGCTACGAGGGCCCGGTGGAGAACGCCACGTACCGCTTCGCGGCCGAGCCGCTGGAGATCGGCGGCAGGGCGATAGCGGAGGGGGAGTGGGTGATCGTCGGCCTCTCCGCCGCCCAGCGCGACACCGCCCGCTACGCCGAACCGGACCGCTTCGACCTCCGCCGCGACACCCGCGGCCACCTCGCCTTCGGCCACGGCATCCACTACTGCCTGGGCGCCCCGCTCGCCCGCCTGGAGGCCCGCACCGCCCTCGCCGCCCTCCTGACCAGGGCCCCTGACCTCGCCCTGGACGGCCCCCCGGGCCCCTGGCTACCGGGCACGCTCATACGGGGGGTACGCACGCTGCCGGTGCGGTGGTAG
- a CDS encoding Gfo/Idh/MocA family oxidoreductase: MRIGVIGTGRIGTIHARTLSRHREVGSLILTDADPARAQALAHRLGETAAPGVDEIFKWGVDAVVITTATAAHAELIGRAARSGLPVFCEKPIALDLPGTLQALAEVAAAGTVLQMGFQRRFDAGYAGAREAVRSGQLGRLHTVRATTCDQSPPPAEWLPLSGGLFRDTLIHDFDALRWVTGREIVEVRATGSDAGPAMFREAGDVDTGAAVLTLDDGTLAVATAARLNGAGYDVRMELAGERDTVVVGLDDRTPIASTEPGGPPAADKPWTGFLERFGPAYEAELNAFVEVLNGERSNPCGGGEALRALRIAEACERSRRERRPVPLAEIEGDDGPQGQAD, translated from the coding sequence ATGCGCATCGGGGTCATCGGTACGGGCCGGATCGGCACCATCCATGCGAGAACGCTCAGCCGCCACCGCGAGGTCGGGTCGCTGATCCTCACGGACGCGGATCCGGCGCGGGCGCAGGCACTGGCCCACCGGCTGGGCGAGACGGCGGCGCCCGGAGTGGACGAGATCTTCAAGTGGGGCGTGGACGCGGTGGTGATCACCACGGCGACGGCCGCCCACGCCGAACTGATCGGTCGGGCAGCACGCTCGGGTCTGCCGGTGTTCTGCGAGAAGCCCATCGCCCTGGACCTGCCGGGGACGCTGCAGGCGCTCGCCGAGGTGGCCGCGGCCGGCACGGTGCTGCAGATGGGCTTCCAGCGGCGGTTCGACGCGGGCTACGCGGGCGCGCGGGAGGCGGTGCGCTCGGGACAGCTCGGCCGGCTGCACACGGTGCGGGCGACGACCTGCGACCAGTCCCCTCCGCCCGCGGAGTGGCTGCCGCTGTCCGGCGGACTGTTCCGGGACACGCTGATCCACGACTTCGACGCGCTGCGCTGGGTGACGGGCCGCGAAATCGTCGAGGTACGCGCCACCGGGTCGGACGCGGGGCCCGCGATGTTCCGCGAGGCGGGGGACGTCGACACCGGGGCGGCCGTGCTGACGCTGGACGACGGCACGCTGGCCGTGGCCACTGCCGCCCGGCTGAACGGCGCCGGGTACGACGTGCGGATGGAGCTGGCCGGCGAGCGGGACACGGTGGTGGTGGGCCTGGACGACCGTACGCCGATCGCCTCCACCGAGCCGGGCGGCCCGCCGGCCGCGGACAAGCCGTGGACCGGGTTCCTGGAGCGGTTCGGGCCCGCGTACGAGGCCGAGCTGAACGCCTTCGTCGAGGTGCTGAACGGTGAGCGGTCCAACCCGTGCGGCGGCGGCGAGGCCCTGCGGGCGCTGCGGATCGCGGAGGCCTGCGAGCGGTCCCGCCGCGAGCGCAGACCGGTCCCCCTCGCGGAGATCGAGGGCGACGACGGACCGCAGGGGCAAGCGGACTGA